The Cryptomeria japonica chromosome 6, Sugi_1.0, whole genome shotgun sequence genomic interval TATGGAATCATAGCTTATTTGGTTTCGAAGGACTATCTCATGATGGGATAACATGTTTATCCAAGCTAAGGGACTGGATATGATATCGAACATGAGGCAatagcatttttctttgaatgacaTGTGGTCTGTAGGAACAACCATGTCAAGAGgtttataaaatgttttatttttattttttgtccttagttttgatcaagatcaagggatggataTGATGGAGATAGGATATAGAGAGGATAAGAACAATAAAAGGTGATAatggatgatgaaatcaagaaatgGATAAGATAATAGATATGGATTGAGGAGTTTAGGTGAAGTGGATAGGATGCATGGTGCTTATGGAGATCCCTAATATTgtaaagatcaaaggtggaaaagaaaACATGGATGTAGATAGAggaaatgagggataatggaggatgatatggataggatagcatggatgaaacttgcccccaagtgtagagtgcaagaggataatAGATTACACGtgatgcttgtttgctaggtttttattatggtactttcccaaggcaccacaagaggtagttttcaccattgaatggattttttttttttactttctttttttcatttttctttggcttctttttactttttggaagataatggatgcatgataggaggtGGAGGAAGGATTCAAGCAtcttattgttggcattttcagtagaaagacagattgttgatattcattaaggatattgagaaggttgttaaagactatttgatataactgaagaaggatgataactatctttataacattattttgtcattgatgtcaagaaattgattttctgattcagtatgatgttgccatatcttgaggaaattgatttgaagagaattaagtggtcggtaaaagacatagaaagaatgtgataagaaaggggagaaataagttattcaatgggcaactaataccgagttagacaatgatgagatcatgatgtttagattgttttgatatcctacatatgttgttaaattgtaaggctaatactatactatgtcaccgagcaaagaacctagtcaataaaccctaaggttatccatgtcaattaatgaaggcggaatgtctaccgagtaaagtttagtatataccgagttgcaaccaagttatgatagagcgcattggatgaatacaagcattatttaataaaggacaatgattagctggagatgtataaatgatttgaatgccgcacatgaagtttgttaaaggatctatggcaataaaagatcgacaggaagatctatagcgcagattgaaccgcaataaccttgtgcaagttccaagaaaggaatgcaagtcccgaggcaaggtaaaacgttttcagattgaaagatgcattgaacctagtcaagattgaagatttgatggctaagattgatcatgagaaatgtgatcaaggagattaagcggtgagaattgtttataaataagaaattgttgatgaacaatgtatgcgggcaaatgtaagcacatggatgctacatagtgagtaccgagcacagaagcttgaagacctgttttgaataacaaagtaaggtGCCCAacagaagactagataagtcttatgacaagattgttttgagcaaataagaatctgctttagcattttagatgtgaagttgtagatatatttactactgttgtttattctgaataatagagaaatctcttaaccgagtggacttaacagtcttatttgtaaaccctctagcaatgtAACATTCtacatgagtgtttgaaatcctttcacaaggtcacttctaacaaagtgaagatcctaacagatctgagggaaatcccttaaccaagtcacatctagcaatgtgtttgtaatctttaataggatttgcttttaaccgagcatactctagaagagtatatttcttagtgggtccgaaatcccacaatggtttttccctacttgggtttccacgttaaatctggtgttatgagttttatgatgattatatgtttatgagtttgcatgtttagcagtttttggttatattgctgaagtatatgttaccgaggttgagctattggcatcagctctttacattaaatatcagaactatcagttttCACTATTGAAtggattatttttctttactttcttttttcatttttctttggcttctttttactttttggaagataatggatgcatgataggagacGGAGGAAGGATTCAAGCATCTCATTCTTTAGATAATACCCCTGAAAATTTGTGCTATAATAGACCATGGCTATTGAGGGTGTgttcaaagatgttggtagggtgatggtaaagggagatgaaatggatgataacgTGGAAAggggtaaggatttatgcaaagtatTGGATGATAGTGATTGGCGGGTACAAAATAGGCATTGGAAAATTTGTGTTGGGGTAGATGGAAATGTTGGCCTTGGATCAactttggcacacaccttgaagggtagTGGAGTGATTGAGGAAAAATGGATTTTCGAGTTTGATATTTTTAAGGAGAAGtggatgtggattttgggacataaggactcaaaatggatgaaggagatgatggaggacttcaaataggggattttgggacatagggacccaaaatagatttgaaaggtggaAGATGTTTAGATGGAGGAGTGAAGGAAGCCTTTGGAATAACAagcttggatgccaattttgatttttctttaagatGTAGTTCTTCTATAAacaacttgggaatccacatggttttatatttttcttttctttgtggttctttggaatgcattgcttctatgagCAACTTAGGAGTCCAAATGGTttgttattttcctttttgtttaatGGAACTTGGTGGCCTTTTAGATGTTTCCTTTTGTGTTTGaatcaaatttttcttttcttttgcatgTATTTTAGATAGGACGTTGATCTTTGGATGTATGTAGGTTTTTGTACTTATGAACTTTATgtttggcattcaaattgcttccAAAAGCATTGTGATTCATgagtggataggaatgatatggaggtattttagatgaGTTCATGTAGTGTACGGTTAGAAAGCTCTCAAAGATAGGCGTCTTTGTTGACCTTGATTTATTGTAGGACAAATAAATTGTGAACTAAAGATAATATAAATAGTAGATGAATCCAAACTTAAAACAATCCCAAATCAAATATAAGTTTAAACTTTTActatataaaaaacaaaacaaaaaaaatgtccaaaaataaaaaaactaaaaactcTATAATAATTGCATACTTGCCCTTCTCCTCCACAATAGGAATAACTCAAGAACtacaagaaaatgaagaaacacAAATGATATCATATAACTCTAACAAAACCATAACTAAGTCTAAAAAAAAAACTAGCCTAACTTAAGAAAAACACAaacccaaaaaccaaaaacataaacCAAACCTGAGAGTGGCCTACAAAGCAGGCTGACTAGGCTTGGTTGATCCTGAAAGAGTTAAATTGTAGAGTACACCTCGAACACGACATCTCACAGtatacacaatcctctacaatACTTTTTCATAAACAATCATTTTTATCCTACTCCATGTTGACAAATCCACGGGTCACAATCTCTTATTTAATTTCTTCAATGAGAGCATAAGGGAGATGCTTTGCTGTCTTCGAGTAGCTCTGCAACGCGAAGAAATTCATGCTTGTTTTATGATAATTATTACTATTCTCTGAGGTAGGGGGTTGTAAGAAGAGTAGCAGAAGCCTTTTTAAGTTGATGTTGGAAAGGCAATGGAAGAGGTGATATTAGGTCTACGCATTTACAGTTGCTGCAATTGCAGATGCCATATTGCTGAGCATGATGATATTATCTCCAAAGCCTTTCAGGTCCAATAAGCAAAAGTCGATTTGTCTCTTGATAGATgcaattgagaaaaaaaaaaaaatcattcgtttttattgttttattgttttattgtttAAAAAATCACACAAGTATTTTGGTTATTTTAATTGTTTAGAAGAATACCCACAGAAAGATTTCACTGGTTTTTAATTGATGTTCTGCTTTGGAACAAGACCCACGGAGCTCTTTTTCTCTCCTATTGTTGGAAGAATATTTACAGAAggtttttgattaatttttatgGTTTAGAAGAAAATAATAGACTTGTATCAAAGTTCTTTTATGTGGGTAATTTTTTCTTGTGTACTGAAGCGTCTTTTCGTGTCTACAACCAAAAGAAATAAGTGATtaagatgtttatatgcttatgccCAATTTTTAGAGACCTGAACCATGAAAATGGGATGTGGATCATgaacaaaaacaaacaaataatataaaaatttgaaCCACGGAGTGCTGGAGTAGAAAAAAAATTCTGATTCTATCCCGACTGGATGATAGGTGTCCGTATCAAGATCATAGAAAAATGTAGTTTGCTTAAGATACAGTGGGGTTTATTTGCGGTTTGGTGTGGGGGATTAATGGGTTCTGTTCTATTTGGCACATATTGGGGATACGCTAAATGTTGAGCATCTTTAGTGGGTGAATGCAGTATCAAGCTTAGGTCCTTATTAAGCTTACAGGCCACAACCGAAGGGTTTCTAGATTTCCGAATTTGTCATCGAGTTGTACGTAGCTTTGTCCAGCTGTGGCCTACATTACTATAGCTATTTAGCACGGGAGCACGTCTGGCCAGGATTGAAACCGGGTCATCGTAAGGGTCAGCTCTCTGCTTTGCCACCAGACCATGGCACAGTGGACCTGTTTAGCTTGTTTCAaacaacattctttcaagaattaatGATTTTTTCCACCTTCAGTTGTGTTTTGATTTGTGTATTCTTTCTTCAACCGTTGGCAATTCCTTTGAGTTTTTTCGAATTTGTAGTTTCTAGCATTTTGTTCGTTTTTAGGATTTAATTTGTAATTAAAGTATTGATTCGGCTTtatttttattcaacaattccATGAGAATCAGGACATTTAGTTTTCTTCCGAGACAAGTTGTTGTTTGATTTTTCTAAGAATATGGTTAATTAAAATGGTTGTATTTCTCCGTGGAAACACAAGTTTCAATTTTAAACTAGTTTTCATACGTTTTGTAATTTGCACAATGCTCACGCAACCAGCTGTTGCGAGTTTCTCATTTCTGTATTTTGGTAGTCATTTATGCAATTCATCGAATGTTATAAGGTACACGAAATTGACAAGCACAGAGGATGTTCTGTAACTTGAGGTGCTTACAGAATTTGTTAGTAGAGATTAGTCGTTGGATGTGTATATGTAATATCTAAATAAGTATCCTCTAGTTATCAAATGAGGTCTCCATTCAGAGGTTCAAAAAGgttattttatttttgtaggtttCACCGAATTCAAACTATCCTATATATGGATCATAATTGAAATAATTTGGAAGGCTTAAATATTTGATTGGAACAAATATCACAGTTGATTTTGGGCCTCACTTTGGTCAGCTTGTTCCTTAGAGGGAAAAGTCCCTAGGGACTTCAGAATTAGTGGCCTTTGGGATACACATTTAGTGACTTGAGTGAGCTGTGTTGCAATCAGGCTCAAAGGTAGATAGTTATTAAGGCGTCACAACTATTCAATGTAAGAGATGCATATATTTTTTGGGGTTGTATCTTACGATGAATTTCTAAAACGTTATTAAAAATCACATAAATCTGTTTCTCGAGTATTGAGCAAAGAGAGGCATATGAGATGCATAATACAATTGTTAAAGTAGTACTGATTTCCACATATACAGGACATATTTACACTCGATCTACATTGTATGGCTATGCACAATCTACaagttttgtttattttaatttaaaatacgaTCGGGCTTAACTTTTACCTTAATTGTTTCCCATGACAAATTATGGCCAATAATTTGTTATAAAGTTTTGTTTAATGTAAACATCTGGAACTAAATTGGATGGTCAAAGTTATGATATACAGTATGGATACAAGAAGCATTCGGAAGATCATGGTACTGTTGGGAGTGGAACGTGTATTTGTTCATAGAAGGAAAAGTCATCAAATATAAAAAAAGATACATATTATTGTACATCTCATATGTGAATATAAATGAATTTGAGGCGGAAGTGAAGAATAATGCCCAAAAGAACTTTTAATAGTAGGCATGCAGGTATAACTGAAATGTGAAGCTGGAATGAAGAATAAGGCCCTTAAGAATTTTTTAGAAGAGGCATGCAAGTATAACTGAAATTTGAATCTGGACTGAAGAATAAGGCCAAAAAGAATTTTATATAAGAGGTAAGTTCTTTCTTCAGTTAGGTTTGACATTCTcttgttgtttttctttcttagATTTTTATCTTAAGAGTTTGCCTTATGAAAAGGAAGAAATATATCAACCATACCAGATTAGTCTGCCCACATCATCCCTGCCATAGTCATTTCTTCATAGGGCTTTCTATCATATCCACCCTATGCCTCTGTCGTACTGTAACCAAATTTTTACTGGGTGCATATATCCACTATTTAGGAAGAATATGAATTGCAAAGATCAGTGCCAGGTATCGCCATTGATTTTGAAACCTGCTTGATGGCTATCAATATATGACAACTGGGAGGGTGTAATTGGAAAAGTCTGGCAGGGATAGTTACCATGTTAAGAAATAAGCAGTTAATACGCTTTCCAAAATAAAGAGGATACATACTGATACAAAGACAGTTAACACATTGCAACAGAAGCTCAATTTCTAAAATGGGAGTAGTATTTGAGAGGAGTTTGAAGCACCTTTAACTTTATCTCGACTTTGACAATATCTTAAACTCAAAAGAGGTAAGAGCGTGAATATATATCAAGCTGAAACGTATTCTGAATATGATAAGGTCCAAATATGATTAGATTCTTGTGCATTGATTTCCATGcaaaataagagaaagaagagTTGAAGGCAAGTTGTACCTCCACAATATGTTTAAAAGTAGGCAATTAGTCTTAACGAGTTCTTACTGATCTGGACTACAAGACTAATACAAAACAATTATTCTAAACAATCAGAAGATCTGTAGTAGACATGCTTTTCCCAGAAATCACAGAGATGAGTAAAAGTTTTGCGTTTCTGGAATTAGCCATGTAAGAATgcttttgcatcaatgtttcagatcacaatAAGAACCATTAAATAAAGCTTCCGCTCTCCTAATCATAAATGTCAATCTGAACATTTAAAACTGTGTCTACAATGTTCATTTCTTAAATGTATCCAACTTGTGCTTTGTTTGGGATATGTAAATTCATTTCAAGTAGGGAGGGTCTTAAGCACCAATTAGTCCAATGTTATGAAATAGTTCTGTACAACTAGCTTTTTGTCTCGAAATCTCAAGTTGTTTTTTTAACAGAGCTAATGCACAATATGCTAAATCTGTTAAATGAGCTTTGAGTTGTTTAGGAAATAATGATAGCGTGACATCCACTTGTTTATTTGTATTACAATATTGATAGCAGAAcaagaatgaagaaaataaaactaaatatttcCATGTTTTTCACCAAAAATGGGAGAAGGGCATTATTCAATGACCAGAGGATTGATTATTTTATGCAAACTTAGGGTATCAAACTTTTGcttttattgctttctcttgcttTAGCCACCCTCCCAACAAAAAAATGCAATGGGGAATAAAACACATCATTAATCAACTTATAATCCTTGAATTTTTAACTGTCTGCCCAAAATTCTCCCTTTCATGTGATGTGGTTTTTGGGAAAAACTTATAAAATTATATGACCACCAACCCTCTTTATGGGGGTCTTAAAAGTAGTACCGAATCTCAATAGAATAAAGCCAAGTCACAAATAAAAATCCTAATAAAGAAGAGTAAAAAGAATCACCCAATGGAGAGAACTAATGTCAAATATGGGAGTTGGGTTGACTTTGGGAGGTAAAAACCCtaagaaagaaaaagtaaagacCCCTCAGAATTTtaactttaaatttaaaaataattatactcACAAAAATGCTATAGTGGAGTTAGCTTTAACTTGAAGCGCGCCAATTCCTGTGACTGCAGTCAAATGGTgctaaaaaatttattaaaaataaaattagatttcTGATTTTTCCCCTTGGTAAACACACAGTAGTGTATACTTATATATTCAAGTCTGATTTGAATGGTAGAAGTGCAGCATAGGTTTTAAGTTTGAACTTTGAAGTGACACTGATTTTGGGGATGAGTAAGGAACGAAAGAGgatgttttattatattttatgtcATTGTTTTATGCAGTAGAAAGCCAGGTTTTAATTCATGTTTTTTCTGAGTCAAGCCAGCAAATCTTTGTGCTGGCCTCCTAGCTAGATTGAATCTTCTATGGTATATTGAATATTCTGTACCAAGTCTGTAGTTTCTGTTGGGCCTATGTTGGTGTGGTTGGATTTGCAATAAAACACTCATGATTGACATATATCTCTTCAATCATGGAGATTGCTTGGGCTCTCACTGTTATATTTAGAAGGATATCTCCTCACTAGTTCAATTGTAAATTTTTGTGTTGCTGAAGGGATGGGCTCTCCTGTAAGTGCCTCCTAATAATCCTTTACTTATCAAGACAAGAAGTGTACGAAATGGGACTCTTAGGTTTGTACATCAATATAGGATAGAGCTCTCAAAAAGCGTGCTATGATTTCTTTACTTTTAAAAATGTTGAAAACCTAGAGTTGCTTCTGCCTCTACAAGTAGGagctcatctttatgtttctttaGTGGTAGATGTCTTTTTGGTCTCCTTGTTTTCTTTACCCAAACTGATATGGGTCTTTCTTTATCAGTGAGATGTTCTTTAAACTCATTCCTTAATGGTGTGACCGTGCAAGGTCGTCCTCTAACATTCTAACTTTATAACAAGTTTTTGCTTCCTCTTCAAGGTTTTATCATCCTTGTTTTGCTGTCATCCTGGAGCCGTGTGAAATTTTCCTTTGCATCCAGTAAGTTTTCACCAGACCAAGGAACTTCCCTCATTTGGTGCACATTAATTTGTGAGTCCATAATATACACATCTTAAAATTGGAAGGAGTTTGATCATGCAGTCAAATCCAGAAGCTTTCAAATTTAGAAGTTTGAAACTTTGATCAGATCATATTATTGCCTTTTTGCCCTGTTTCAAACCCTCAATCTTTACTTTCCTCAATTATAGTTACTTTGGCTTGCTCTTTTTTATTTTAGGTCATCCTTTTTTGAGATTTCTTGTCCTCCTTTTGGACAATCTCTAGCTAAATTCTCCTATTGTACTGTGGACACTCTGAGAATCCAAAGATTATGTCCATTAATTTTTAATTATCAGACTTGTTACAGTGTCAAAGCAGGGAGGCCTTTATTTAAGTCATCAATGCAAATATTTTTATGCTGTGCCATTTTCCTATATTATGTAATAATATTATTGTATGCACCCCTCTCGTGTGTCTGGAAGCCACATGATTAGTGCCATTCTAGATCAAGTGGTTACACGAAAAGACTGAACTGAGCACAGGAAGTTGAAATTGTCTTTTCCAGAGAAGTGAGGCCAACAATCCAGTTTTTCAAATAGAGATCTGTTCTGCCAATGAAACAGGTCTGTTTCATGGAATATGGTATCTTCTAGGAAGCAAGGTCTGTTTTTCCTTGTAGCTTCGAGTTGTTTGAAATCCATGTTATAGCTGTTGTCATATGTTGGAAAAAGACTGGATGGACCTGTAGATAAGTGCTTGATCTTGCTGAGACCCCTAATCCCTCAGATAAGGTTGATAAGACAGTATAGGTTTTCATGAACCTCATTAGCCACCGGGCTATGGGcatgtttctgattttgttttatAGAAGAAAAAAATTGATATTGTGAATAGATTTTATAGGACAGCAGAGAGTAATCTTTTACCTTAAGTCAGGCATCTGTAAAGAGATCATGATCTAACCACCAAATCCATGTACAATCACTGTTATCTAATAATGTAGAAATCTTCTTAACAGTTTTGTGGTGCATTAACATCTGCGGTAAGGAAAGAAGCAGGTTCTGTGAACTAAGAGTGAAGATGTCTGAATGCTTGCACAGGATTTTAACAAATAACAGAACAGGTCATCAAAGTGAACTTCTGATCTCACAGAAAAGTTTGAGTCAGGAGGGGCAGCTGGAGAGGCTCACATATTGGATATGCAGCTACCATAAAAAACACAGGCAAAAATACATGTACCACATTGAAACTGAAGTCATTAAATATTTGCTTGGCTTTTATTTCGCTGTTGTAGTTTTTTGGAATTTCTTTTTATTTGAATATGGAGGAGCTCAGTAATTTCTCTCTTTTTAGTAGAGCTCATTGATACAGAACTTTGAAGAGATGTGACCTAAGTTGAGGACTATATGCAGATATGGTAGCTTCTATTAAGAATAGTGATTAACTCCAAACACCTATTACCTATTTGGGGTTTAACCAGAGTCCAGAGAATTGATTCAGCATCAACATAAACTGAACGTCACTGGCCAAAAGCCATAAATCTGATCAGGAATCTATGGCTGAAGGGTAGCAAGTTAggttaatttgtttttcaaagttcAGGAGGAGTGCACTCTCCAGTACGATAACTTTTTAGTTTCCATATTAAATACAtctgaattttatttgtttttgtttctaaCATTTTTTTAAGATTTTGAATTTAGGCCCTAGGCCATTTGGCCATGAGCTTGACAATGACACATGAATGCTTAGAGTCCACTAATGTAATAAAAGTTCAGATGAGACTTTTTCTACTCAATAGACTTCTATTTATTGCTGGTTTAACTGTTATATCTGAGGCTCTTTGATTTTTAGGCCTTGTTGTAAATTCATAAATTTGATGTACTAAGTCAGCCTATTTTTAATCTCTTGCTGGAATGACCgatttttctttttagggtttattTACATCTGAGATTGAGAACTGGCTTTTTCCCCAGTCTTTTATGAATGATTGTACTCATTGAATTTCCTGTTTGTGGTTGGCAACTTTCGACCATTAATGAATTATGTGGGGGATTGCCAAAATGTTCGACCATGAGTGTATTACAATTAATCACGATTTTAATAAATcccaatttttattaaaaatattgccctttttctcttttgaaattttttctattttgtttttgtttttgcagATTGGCCTCTATTTTTGGATTAATCTTTTGGGATTCTGGCTGAATGATTGTTTTTCATAATTCTTGTGACCATATCAACAAATGATGCTACACATATTAAGGCATCATATAACTTTATTAAATTAGATCATTTTTTTTATTGGCAAACTTGGGCATATGCCGGTCTCCAGTGTGTAAGACCACAAACAATGGAGGGGCCCTATCTCCAACAGAAATATAGTTCAAATTTGCAACATGGTGGTGCAGGAGAGGCACAGAGACTACAGGCCCACTAGCCTGCAAGCGATTGAATCCTGCTGGCTGCCATAATAATGCCACAGCTTAACCAACACACCATGCCCTTAATGTCTAGTATTTAAGTTGTTCTTGGTAGTAATGTTGCCCTCAAAATATTTGAAGCATGTCATTTAAGCACTTTCAGCTTTTAGATCCATCTGTTAAGTTCTGAATTTATCCAATTGTGTTGGTGTAAAAGGAAAAGTAAAAAGTTACAGTTGGGAAACACTGATCATGCTTTTGCTAAAACAAGCATTATTTAACTGCAGGGAAGGAATGGAAGAGCGTATTTGTTTGGGAAAGTTGTAAATGTTATGACAGGAACTAAGGAAGACAGGCAACTCATGACAGGCTTGCATACTG includes:
- the LOC131044327 gene encoding protein yippee-like At4g27745; amino-acid sequence: MEEVILGLRIYSCCNCRCHIAEHDDIISKAFQGRNGRAYLFGKVVNVMTGTKEDRQLMTGLHTVADISCIQCREILGWKYERAYEESQKYKEGKYILEKAKIMKENW